aaCTGCAAATCGATTCTTCTAGCACCAATGTACATTTCCCATGACTATGTAGATAACATgagagaaattaggcctcatacaGAGTcttacagacagttgtttttcccttgctctatttgcaagtggaatgggaaatgactagtagtggtacgtagtactctctgccatgcatcatatggtggtttgcagagtatacacgGACGTATAGACATGGATATTCTGTAGGTTGGGAGTATTGTGGAACATTACTTTGAGTGATGTGGGGAAGTTAACAGGGTTACTGGTGTCAAAGGAGGAAACAACACAGGAGATATGTTTACAGATAAGCCGGATaggatactgtctgtcaataaAGGCTCTGGCAAGGTTATCGATACATTtcgacaactcctgctttccactgtaCATGAAATGCAATGTCGATGGGTGGCGAGGCCATATGAAacagactttttgacatggaacctgtgacagctgtcaaagtggaggtgctGTTGGTGGTTGGTGCGCTTGATATGAATGGGTGTATTTATTGAGCCATCTGAGAGGTGGAAGGACCAGGTAAAACAGATTTGGGAAGAGGTGTTAAGATTATACAGGAAGGAGCACAGATTGCCCTAAAAATGCCATCAATTAATCTGAACCAGACAAAAGGTTCTAGGTGTTGAACGGAAAGGCAGGATGTCTACAGATTGCCCTTTAATAAGTTGGCACAGGAAGGTGCAATGTGAGCACTCATGGCAGTACCATGGTTTTATTTATAGACTTGATGATCGAAAGTGAAATAATGTGGGTCAGGATGTGGTTAGCTATGAATGTTAGGAAAGAAGTGGTAGGTTTGGTATCAGGAGGGCGTTAGGGGAGATAAGTGTCTAGTGGTCACAATGCCATAAGGATGGCATCCAAAGTAACCAATAAGGAGTCTGGTGGTAACACAAAGGAACTGTGGAAAGGCAGTGAAAGTAAGTAGTGTCCTTAATTTAAGAGAGGGGTTATGGACAATGGTTTTGAGATGTTGTCCACCAACAAAGGCACAGATTTGTTCAATGGAAGCATTGTTCTCAGCCACAATGAAACAACCTGTGAGGAGACATGTGGGGTTGGGTTCATAGATTTTGGGGAGTAGGCAAAAGGTAGGAGTGTGAAGGTGGGGGATGTTGGTGTGAGGAGACAGACATATTCAGGTGACAGGTTTGGGATGGACCAATCCAGAGCTAATCATTCCTGCAGATAAAGGAACCACCACAATGATCATCAAACCTTATTGACAATGTGGCTGAAAGTCTCTGCCAACTTTCTGACACCTCTGTAGACTAACCTTACATTAATGATCCTAACTCAGAGGTCCAACAAGACCTCCAGCAGCTCCTCAAAGTCTTAAGTCCATCCCAAAACCTAACACCTGATCCATCTCTCTCCTTGCACCTGcaaacccccaccccccctcccaccccaccctcCTACTTTTTATCTATTTCCCAATGTGGCTGGCTACAATGCCCCAACTGACCAAACCTCTGCCATTGTTGACCAACTCCTTCCAACCACTGTCCACAATTtcccatcctacattcaagatacTGCTCATTTCCTTAACAGCCCTaccacagttcctgtcccattaCCATCAGACTCCCTGttggtcactgcagatgcaatgtctTTATACGCCAATATCTCTCATGTTCATGGCCTTGCGGTCATGGAACACTACCTTCCTCAATGTCCTCCTGACACAAAACCCACAACCACACCCTGACCTACAATTCCTTCACTTTCACTTTCAAAGGCcgaatatataaacaaatccagGTTCTGCCGTGGTTACTAGAATGGCAACTTCCCATGCCAACTTATTTATTGGCCATCTAGATGAATCCTACGTCTCCAGTCAATACCCAAAACTGTTTGTATGGTTCAGATCCACTGATGACATTTTCATAATCTGGACTCATGACGACGACAACCTGATCTGGACTCATGGCAAGGACAACCTGTGCTCCTTCCATCATAACCTCAACATCTTTTCCCAAATCCACTTCACATGGTCCTTGTCAACTCAACAAGCGAACTTCCACCTCTCAAATGGCTTTATATGTATGTCTGTACATGTCAAGCACCCCAACAATCAACAGTACCTTCACTCTGACAGATGTACTTGTACCATGTCAAAAAGTCTCTTCCCCACAACCTTGCTACCATGGCAACCGCAACTGCAGTGGAAAGAAGGAGTTGTTGAAATTTACTGATAACCTTATAGAGCTTTTATTGACAGATAATATTCTATTCAGCTCATCCATACAAAGATTGCCTGTGCCACCTtctcctctgacaccagtaaccctGTAACTAACCACCAACCAGCGCAGCTCTAATCACCCAGTATCACTCCGGCCTTGAAAAACTCCACCATATCCTTCAACAGGTCTTTGATTACCTCTTGCCATGCCCTGAGATGAGTGATATCCTTTCCAAAATCCTACCTATGTCACCCAAAGTAGCGATCCACCACCTTCCCAACCTCCACTCCACCCTGACCTCACACGTTACTCCCCTGTGTTTAACTCAGGTGCAAAAGCTGTCCCATACAGCCATCCACCACCTCCTATCACAGTCAAGTCATGGGCATCTGCTACCaaataaaaggcagggccacacTGAAAGTAGCCCTGTTGTATATCAGCTGTGCTGCAATTAGTGTAcaccttctatgtgggaatgacaagTAACCAACTCTCCACTCACAAGAATGCCAACTGTCAAACACTGGCCAACCGCAAACTTGACAATCAAGTTGCCACGTATGCTGTGCACCACAACACCAATGACTTCAACTGCTGCACCACTATACAGTCCATTTGGACATTACctgtttctctgaactacacagatagAAATGGAATTCTCTCTCCAGCATATATTGCACTCTCACAATCCCCCTGGCCTAAAGCTCACTTTACATTTTCTGATCTGTCTTCTGCCCACATCACTCCTTCCCCATTCAGATCATGTACTGTCTTATCCTACCACACTTCCTGacccttccctcacctcctcccccccccccctccccattatcCATGcgggctttctctctctctctctctctctcccccatttTTTCACCCCTCTCCCCCTTTCTCACACCCATCTCCCTCTTCATCTCCACATTCCTCTCCTTTCCTACCCAGTTTCCCTCTCTCTATCCTTACATGCTCTATCTGCTGAATTCCTTCCATCTTGTGCAGCTGCTGAGTCATCTTGTGAAATACCTGCCTCATACTAGTCTTCTACCCCTGTCCTTGCCTTGTGCATACtttcctatctcccccccccccccctcgccaattTTTCCAAACAGGCTTTTGAAGTCATTGATAAAATATTTCACTCACTAAGACAATAACACTGTATCTGTGTTAGCTCTGAAATCCAAAGAAACTTCCTTCAGGCTTGGGTCTCCAAGTTAAAAATTCAACCTATTACAGAACCCAATTCTTGCACTTGCAATTAAATGTTCATTTGTCACCTTTTTTGTCATAATATTTCAGGTGAATCAAAATGCATTAAGTGAATTGTTATATTTAAAACCAATGAAACTTTTTGGAAAAGCTGTACTTGTTAAAACACCCATCTAGGTCACAAACAGTGTTTTTTTTCTGTTAATCATTTTCAGTCATAGAAAGATCTTCTTCAGAGTATTATGTAATTAACAACATAAGTCACGAATAGTACAGCCACTCAACTTATACAGCATTAGGTAAGCAACATACTTACAAAATTAAAATACTACGTGTATATAACTACTGGTGATGAGACGGCTCTGTGTATTGGGTCCACGCATCACCAAAGGGGATATacatgttgtatttttattttatagctATGTTGTTTCTTAATGCTATATAAGGTGAATAGCAGTATTATTCATGGTCCACTTTGTTCATTTCAGAGTTACACACTGGGATGAAGATGGTCTTTATGACAGTTGTTCCACTTATGACTTCAAAAATTACgcactgtatttttattttatggctATGTTGTTGCTTAATGCTATATAAGGTGAATAGCTGTATTATTCGTGGTCCACTTTGTTAATTTCAGAGTTACATACTAGTCTGAAGATGGTCTTGATCACTGCTGTTCCACTTATGACATCAAAAGTTAAAGCTGTACTTGAAAGTTGAACTACTGCACAAATATTTGTAGGTTTCTTATAAAGAATGCACTTGTTAAACTGTTTGATATTTTTCAAGATAAGCAATAAGTTAAGTGCAGTTATATGTAAAATCGATAAATACTATAGTAAAAGTTGCACTGATTACATTAACAATATAGTGTTTTACAAATATTGTAGTCTCAAAGTAGTTGAAAAATTATTGTGACTGAATTTTCCACAACTTTAACCTCGTGATGCGCAAATTGGTAAATGGCAGAGCTTTGAAATTTTTACGGTGCACTGAATACAAAAGTTGTACATCTAATCCAAATATTTGTCTTACATAATTAATTCTAGTAATTTTAAATCATCTTAAATTCGGCCAAACCTGTCAAGATCGTATACATTTTGCAGGCTTCTCACGCCTAGAATTTTTTTGTGCCTTGAGCTGATGAAAAGGCATAACTCCCACATGGAAGTGTGTATCAAGGGTCTACATGAGAAGTATGTGGTGTACCCATAAAGATGTCATCAACCCAGAGTTTGGTATCAACATGACTGTCTTTTAATTAGACCTGGTCCTGTTGTAGGTGGTATGCCATTGTCTTCTGACATCTGAAATTATTTATGCAGCCAGTTGCAGGAGGACCTGCAGTGTAGTGTGGACTCCAAATCATTGTAGAATTCACTATTTGTCACATAAACAAATGTTGGCAATGGTGAAAGAAGTGAAAAGTAACATAAAAATCTAAGCACTGACCAGGTATCAAATCTAAGATTCTTGGATATGTAGCCTGCACTTCATGATTGAGCTGAAACAATCTTCAATTTATTAAAAACTAAATAAACAGTCCTAATAATAGTTTCTACAGCATTGAACTGACCATCAATCATTCACAATGACCAAGCTGTCATAGTGAATATTCTGGGCATTGTGTTATGTCTTTcatataaagaaaatgcctaataaTTTTCTGTTCAACAACTCAAGAAAATATGAAACTCACTGAATAAGCCTATGACAACAAGAAGTCATTAAGTGGTGCGAGTGAGAAAATTCATCTTAATGTAGTCTGCAGTCTTCAAAATAGGGGAACGACGGGTAGTACGGGCCAGTTGGTTTTTCGACTATTCACTACAAGATAGCAGCACGgtacacaatgtaatctttgcCACCACTTCAATTTCATCATGTGCAGAGAGTTATTTTGATTCCCAGTATCAtatcgtctgtgagtgattattgcttGTTTGTGCTCCAACAAATTGTTACCCCAAATAGTTTTTAACATCACcctgagggaggaggaggaggaaattagtgtttaacgtcccgtcgacaatgatgtcattagagacagaacatcaCCCTGAATCATTACAGTAAGAATATACTTATGAAACTAGAGCTGTTATTTAGTTTACTCTGTTAATGTAAGACATTGACAATTGCATTTTGTTTGCTCTAAAATGTTTCACTTACTATCATGTTTTCATACCAGTGTGAATCTGGTAATATGGGCCATGCTACATGTGGTATGGGCCATGGAACTCATTGCCTTTTTTAGGATACTATGCCAACATTTAAGAAAATACCAGAAAGTGAAGTTTGGGGAGAACAGTCAGAGAATGATACAAAAAATGCCGTTCCAAGTGTACTGGAAAATAAATTTTCCAAAAGAGCCACCTCTGACCGATACTATGTACCTAGAAGCACTCTGCAAAGAAAGTTAAAAGCTATAGCAAATGATGAGCCAACTGATATGAAACCACAAATGGAGGCTTTTAAGGCAACCTTTGATGAAAGATGTGAAAAACTGTTAGTAGCTCATCTAACAGATTTAGATTCGTGTCTAATGCCCCTGTTCAAAACAGAGTTTTTGAAACTGGCCTATGACCTGACAAAAAAATTAATCTTGAGTCACAGATTCAACAAAAGGACAAAAATGGCTGGAAAAGATTTTTATACCAGTTTTGTGAAGAAGCACCCATATTTGACCTACAAAAAACCACAATCAACTAGAATGATGCGGTGTGCAGGGTTTAATAAGATACAGGTTGAAAGGTTCTTCAGCTAGTTTGAAATTCTATTAAAAAAGCATTCCTTTCATCCACCTCAAATTTTTAATACAGACAAGACTGGTGTATCATGTGTGCATAAAAATGACAAGATCATTACAATGAAAGGCAAATATTAAATGGGTAAAATTACTTCTGGAAAGAGGGGACGTAATGTTACAGTTCTATTTTGCATGCCTGCAACTGGGCAATTTATGCCTCCAATTTTTATTTTCCCGAGGAAACTAATGAATGAGCACCTCCTGATTGGTGCTCCAACTGCAATCATTAGTTTTTCCAACTTCTAGCAGTTGGATGACACCTGAGGCTTTTCTTAACTGGCATCGACACTTTGTTTCCTTCACAAAGCTCTCAGCAGATCATTTCTTACTGACTGTAGATGGGCATGCCAGTCACAAGGACTTAGATATCATGTTTGCTCTGGAAAACACTGTCCATATGATGAAATCTCTCAAAAACTGCTACAACACTGCTTGCAGTTTGTGGATGAGGGTTAATCCAGGGTCAAGAATTAATgactttggtgttgcaaatttgtaGCTGATGCCTACAAGAAAATGTGTCACCTAGATATTGGTGAAAATGGATTTCAATGGACTGGCATTTACCCGACAAATCCAGACATATTTACTGATTTGGACTTCATCAATCTCACCAGCACCTCTCATAGCTCCCCCTCAGCTTGCTTCCCAGGCAGAAACTACAATCACTTCTTGAGAGACCACCACTTCCTCCAATGCACTACATTCCAGTGAACATTCTGATTTTGCAAGTGTTTTAAAAGTGGTGTTGCCTTTGCCCTCCTGCAGCGAAAACAGGTTGACATGTTGGAAAAGAAAGGCAGAGAGAAGCGAAATATTAACATCAACTCCAAtaaaaaatagactgacagataaCAAAGACTCAGAAGAGCAAAAGGAAAATGCACAACACAAAAAGagacaaatgaaattttcaaaacaagAACAAACGATgatcaataagaagaagaaaaaggtacGAATCATTTTTTTCCATAATGACAGTCCTACACCAAACACTTCTCAAGATGTTGTAGATGTAAAATGTATTGTGTGTGGAGAAAGCTATGAGGAAAACTAGATTCAATGCAACAAGTGTGGAGGCTGGGCACATGAGCTCTGTGCAGACATTGATGACTTGCTGTTTTACTTTTGTGATCTCTGTAAGCTAAATAAATCATAGAGTAAATGAGCTATACTAGTCATACATTGTATATACTATTAAACAATAAAAGATTTATTCAAAACAGTATTCTTAATTTATAAACATAATCATATTGGTGTGGCCCATGCCACCTGCCAATTTTTAAAATGCCCAAAATGCACGGTTAATTCTAATTATATTTTGCGTTATGTTCTTTTCATATATtgctaaatatatttttattacttagaggaaagaagttgaaaatttgatttttttcgctCATAACTGCGTTAAGTtacaaatatattttgtaatttacatttttccttaaATGGCCTATAATACCCACTGTTCCCCTACTATACCTGTTATAGTTCACGTGGAAACACTTTTCTCATCACGACACAAATAGAAACTACAATCCAATACATATTCTTACAAAAAATGAATAGATCCAGGCCCCACATTATTTAAATTTGATTCAGATCTTCTTATATAGGTAGGACACAAGCAGATACACCAACCTTCACACAAAGCACTCCTTGAGAAGTGTATTTCGCATGCTTCGTTCTATATGAGAATGTCTTGAAGTCTGCCGCAAGTATGGGTTTTTTACTTGCAAACATAAGACCACTGCctttaacaaacaaaaatatgaGATTTAGTTCATACTTCAAtttcttatttacaataaacaATCATACATGCAATTACGTACTAACAGAGGCCGTACATACGATACAAAAATCGTTGTAATGTATAAGCTGAAGAATTTACCTAACATACAGTGATTGATGTCCCATGAGTATTCACCGACGTCATATAAAAAATATTTGAACTCATCTTTAAGCCTGTCAATTAATATTAAAGCATAAGAACGTTCCCACACTTCCTGGAGACACAAGAAGTCCGTGTACGGAACTTCTGAATGCAAACTCTCTAGTTTACTACATACTTCGTAACCAGCATCTTCTTGGTCTAAGTTATGCAAGTGTTTTCCTGTGTGATTCGTGAATATTTCCGCGATAGCAGCTGCTCTAGTTTTTGAGTCTGtgacattatttaatctgcagacaAATTCTGGTGCCAATAATACATTGGCCGATCcaaatgtgaaatatttattttcatttctcttcgAAATAAAAGCCGACTCACAGTCTGAATTGACCTCCACGTAGGTATACTTCTCTTGTTTGAAATTACGGCAAATTATCAACCACAAAACGATGCCAATTACGCCAACTGGACTTACTACGATCACTAGCAGCAAATAAATACTTCCCATAATTATGTTCATTATTTTATCTTCAACACTTCTAGCTGCCGATTCTCTAACAACACAACATGACAATAACAAACTGAGCAATGTTACCCAGGGCAGCATTAAGTTGTACGAGATCGTGTCCAATAAATCGGCATTTTTGCTGTAGTATCGTGTTGCAATATCTAGCCTGTATTGTAGCTCTGGTGTATCATCTTTCGCGTCGTCAAGATGTTTCTCACTACAATCACACTCTTCCATGGCTATTCGCGAACGCGAATCACTGTTCTGATTACAATTTATGACGAAACTGCTGATGGCTGCCGCGTTCAGTTGCCGACACAAAACATTTCATGACAAGTTCACAGAAAACGCAATCTACCCCAACACTGACATTGTATTTTAACAACAAATCAGCTTCTGCTCCACTGTTTAGTGTTTACTATACGCTGTTTGCACAGAAATATCTATGGTTTGTTGTCATCACCATCATAGGGTTTATTTAACATAAAAGTCACACTACCTAGCGGCAGTAGGGGTGAGGTCACGATTTTAGCAGTCGGTTTATCCGCAGGGGAGAGAGAGGAACCTTTCTACTGTCTTCCGTGCAATAATAGAGCCTGCAAAAAGTGAGACGGCAAACGAGTTAACacaggaaatttttttttaaaaaaatgaggtatGTATATTTCCATACTCTTGGTGAACAAACAATAATCAGGACATTCTCTGTTCAATAAGTACAGGGGtaatattggaatc
The genomic region above belongs to Schistocerca americana isolate TAMUIC-IGC-003095 chromosome 7, iqSchAmer2.1, whole genome shotgun sequence and contains:
- the LOC124621959 gene encoding sphingomyelin phosphodiesterase 3-like — translated: MEECDCSEKHLDDAKDDTPELQYRLDIATRYYSKNADLLDTISYNLMLPWVTLLSLLLSCCVVRESAARSVEDKIMNIIMGSIYLLLVIVVSPVGVIGIVLWLIICRNFKQEKYTYVEVNSDCESAFISKRNENKYFTFGSANVLLAPEFVCRLNNVTDSKTRAAAIAEIFTNHTGKHLHNLDQEDAGYEVCSKLESLHSEVPYTDFLCLQEVWERSYALILIDRLKDEFKYFLYDVGEYSWDINHCMLGSGLMFASKKPILAADFKTFSYRTKHAKYTSQGVLCVKVLLSDSGLYRHVGFISNMHTQAFQGDEPVIPRQVTDAYVFIHMFKYKFTEKTDIVDFDVICGDFNADNMSPADEDFQYHVIFKEYCDVCVEKPGKDHDWAIGTEMRQMTMHSEELSDPEIFKEILADDSERRRFLLDADVIVHGHHLRMAVANRDKDGLIRPVPWGGMRRIDRILFNKTISGSVPVGYCFSTALTNLTDHLPIYMTLTNKHCMETKTL